DNA sequence from the Geobacter sp. AOG2 genome:
CGTCCATCTGCGGCATCTCCACATCGGTAATCAACATGCTGATGTGGGATCTGAAATCGCTGCTGTCCTGGGCGCACTGAGTCACCCTGTTCTGGATGATGTCCCAAGCCTCGGCTCCGTTCTCCGCTTCGGTAACATTATAGCCGGCCGAACGCAGGGCATGACACAATGTGTTGCGGATAAACAGGGAATCGTCGGCAACCAATACCGTCTTGTGTGAACGGTCCACGTCTTCCGATGACAGCAGGGCGCTATCCTCGATCGGCCTGAGTGCACTCTCCGAACACAACTCCCCCACTATCTTCTCAAAGTCCAGTACCAAGATGATGCGGTCATCCATCTTGACAAGGCCGGTAACCTGATCACTGTGCACCGAATGGGCCGGTGGCTCGACGTTTTTCCAGGAGATACGGTAAATGCGGGAGACGGAATGAACCAAAACCCCAACCATCAGGTTGTTGAACTCGAGCACCACTACCCGGTCCGCCACCAAATCTCCCGTATCCTTGCCAAGCACCTGCGCAAG
Encoded proteins:
- a CDS encoding chemotaxis protein encodes the protein MKQTNILLESDTNELEIVEFRIDEMDARNNLVPCHYGVNVAKVREIIRLPQMSRVVNAKPGVEGMIKLRDKVITVINLAQVLGKDTGDLVADRVVVLEFNNLMVGVLVHSVSRIYRISWKNVEPPAHSVHSDQVTGLVKMDDRIILVLDFEKIVGELCSESALRPIEDSALLSSEDVDRSHKTVLVADDSLFIRNTLCHALRSAGYNVTEAENGAEAWDIIQNRVTQCAQDSSDFRSHISMLITDVEMPQMDGLHLTSCVRKEETLKTLPVVIFSSLASEDNKRKWIGLGANYILTKPDLPNLVRVADELTR